A stretch of the Lactuca sativa cultivar Salinas chromosome 9, Lsat_Salinas_v11, whole genome shotgun sequence genome encodes the following:
- the LOC111901782 gene encoding uncharacterized protein LOC111901782, with amino-acid sequence MTTGESPVHIFLEKNIIHKSYRTKNEAKTAYNEAYKAAIKDNVECSKTVLLTPQKPISSFTPQKPVSIPKSLNQLNAKIALESILSTKEKEAMKKPSAKKFAELWDSLISYTEVHSLMGFYPVARRPGPKAVFLADLSDPMTLWDYFIHGFIDTIYLEGTNLHCISEFPSAVQTIIRNYKVRFAKQERGLFIKMHSSYPIFDEDSQLIVPSITFANMGISNGSKPTKDDLPRESPTQDHLIFALTGVYLASSRIGNGKDQKSRIRVNYASKTFIIYSLTDSEITPEAMKAIETFEQPFEKFSHQLAELPFDIKKQLCKHIMHAPRHNCSHCSENTEETPFMED; translated from the coding sequence ATGACGACTGGGGAATCGCCAGTTCATATATTCTTGGAAAAAAATATCATTCACAAAAGCTACAGAACGAAAAATGAAGCAAAAACCGCATACAACGAAGCATACAAAGCAGCAATAAAAGATAACGTCGAATGTTCAAAAACAGTTCTCCTAACACCACAAAAACCTATATCTAGCTTCACACCACAAAAACCCGTATCCATCCCAAAATCCCTTAACCAGTTAAATGCAAAAATTGCCCTTGAATCCATTCTATCAACAAAAGAAAAAGAAGCCATGAAAAAACCATCTGCCAAAAAATTTGCCGAATTATGGGACAGCCTCATTTCATACACCGAGGTCCATTCTTTGATGGGCTTTTACCCAGTAGCCAGACGCCCAGGTCCTAAAGCAGTCTTCTTAGCCGACCTATCAGATCCTATGACTTTATGGGATTATTTTATTCATGGATTCATCGACACCATCTATTTAGAAGGCACCAATCTACACTGCATCAGCGAGTTCCCTTCTGCTGTGCAAACCATCATCAGAAATTATAAAGTACGATTTGCAAAACAGGAAAGAGGATTATTCATTAAAATGCACTCTAGCTACCCAATTTTTGATGAAGACTCTCAACTAATTGTCCCAAGTATTACTTTCGCAAATATGGGAATAAGCAATGGCTCAAAGCCAACAAAAGATGATCTACCACGAGAATCACCAACACAAGATCACCTAATATTTGCACTCACCGGTGTCTATTTAGCATCATCACGCATAGGCAATGGTAAAGATCAGAAGTCAAGAATCAGAGTGAACTACGCCAGTAAAACCTTCATTATCTATTCGTTAACAGACAGTGAAATCACTCCGGAAGCAATGAAAGCAATCGAAACTTTCGAACAACCTTTCGAAAAGTTTTCTCATCAACTAGCTGAATTACCTTTTGATATCAAAAAACAACTTTGCAAACATATTATGCATGCACCAAGACACAATTGCAGTCACTGTTCAGAAAACACAGAAGAAACACCGTTCATGGAAGATTAA